From the Natrarchaeobaculum aegyptiacum genome, one window contains:
- a CDS encoding histone deacetylase family protein — protein MQFGYSETCLAHDPGPRHPEAPDRLRAIRERLKTKHGVSYVEADPVGVGEISRVHDREYVESVEEFCADGGGNWDPDTVAVEETWDAVCQSAGLACWAIEEALEGATGRDTPFSIGRPPGHHAVPDDAMGFCFANNVAVAAQQALDREDVDRVAIFDWDVHHGNGTQDIFYDRDDVFFVSIHERGLYPGTGAVDETGEGAGEGTTMNLPMPAGTSDAAYLAAVEGPITAALEAYGPDLLIISAGFDAHRHDPISRIRLSTEAYALMTDRMRSLADDLDAALAFVLEGGYGLDVLADSVAIVHETFDGREPIEPDEDIESRPESALEDVLRAHELEIDL, from the coding sequence ATGCAGTTTGGCTACAGCGAGACCTGTCTCGCACACGACCCCGGTCCGCGCCACCCGGAGGCACCGGACCGGTTGCGGGCCATCCGGGAGCGCCTGAAGACCAAACACGGCGTGTCCTACGTCGAGGCCGACCCGGTGGGGGTGGGGGAGATCTCGAGAGTTCACGACCGCGAGTACGTCGAGTCCGTCGAGGAGTTCTGCGCCGACGGCGGAGGTAACTGGGACCCGGACACCGTCGCCGTCGAAGAGACCTGGGACGCCGTCTGTCAGAGTGCCGGCCTCGCCTGCTGGGCGATCGAGGAAGCGCTCGAGGGGGCGACGGGACGCGACACGCCGTTTTCGATCGGTCGGCCGCCGGGCCACCACGCCGTTCCCGACGACGCGATGGGCTTTTGCTTCGCGAACAACGTCGCCGTCGCCGCCCAGCAGGCGTTAGACCGCGAGGACGTCGACCGGGTCGCCATCTTCGACTGGGACGTCCACCACGGCAACGGCACGCAGGATATCTTCTACGACCGGGATGACGTCTTCTTCGTCTCGATCCACGAACGTGGCCTCTACCCGGGGACCGGAGCCGTCGACGAGACCGGTGAGGGGGCGGGCGAGGGGACGACGATGAACCTCCCGATGCCCGCCGGGACGAGCGACGCCGCCTACCTCGCCGCCGTCGAGGGGCCGATCACGGCCGCACTCGAGGCCTACGGTCCCGACTTGCTGATTATCAGTGCGGGGTTCGACGCCCACCGCCACGATCCTATCTCCCGGATTCGCCTCTCGACGGAAGCCTACGCTCTGATGACCGATCGAATGCGCTCGCTCGCCGACGACCTCGATGCCGCCCTCGCGTTCGTCCTCGAGGGCGGTTACGGCCTGGACGTGCTGGCAGACAGCGTCGCCATCGTCCACGAGACCTTCGACGGCCGGGAGCCGATCGAACCGGACGAGGACATCGAGAGTCGTCCCGAGTCTGCCCTCGAAGACGTGCTCAGGGCGCACGAACTCGAGATTGATCTGTAA